Proteins encoded by one window of Panicum virgatum strain AP13 chromosome 7N, P.virgatum_v5, whole genome shotgun sequence:
- the LOC120680827 gene encoding (R)-mandelonitrile beta-glucosyltransferase-like isoform X2, with protein MGSIAADAGKPHAVLVPFAAQGHVTPMLKLGKILHFWGFHVTFVNTDYNHRRLPGFRFATIPDGLPQSEADVTQDVPSLCRSTAETCLPHFRSLLAELNASPDAPPVTCVVGDNVMSFTLDAAREIGVPCALLWTSSTCGYVGYRYSRTLIDEGVFPLKEEQLTNGFLDTPVDNAPGLSKYTRFKDLPSFIRSTDPDEFMLHFALKVTEQIAGADAVILNTLYELEQEAVDGMRAMIPPAASIHAVGPLALLAEQIVPHGGQLDALGSNLWKEDVSCLAWLEGRSAGSVVFVNYGSTTVMTNAELLEFAWGLANSGHDFVWVIRPDLVSGDAAVLPPEFLEAIEGRGLLAGWCPQDAVLRHEAVGVFLTHCGWNSTLESLCAGVPMLCWPFFAEQQTNCRYTCAEWGVGMEIGQDVRREAVEGKIREAMDGEKGKEMRRRAAEWREAAVRATRPGGGSYASLEKLVNDVLLSGGKGS; from the exons ATGGGCTCCATCGCCGCCGATGCCGGCAAGCCACACGCCGTGCTGGTGCCGTTCGCGGCGCAGGGCCACGTCACGCCGATGCTGAAGCTGGGCAAGATCCTCCACTTCTGGGGCTTCCACGTCACCTTCGTGAACACGGATTAcaaccaccgcc GCCTCCCGGGCTTCCGTTTCGCCACCATCCCGGATGGCCTGCCGCAGTCCGAGGCGGACGTCACCCAGGACGTGCCCTCGCTCTGCCGCTCCACGGCGGAGACCTGCCTCCCGCACTTCAGGAGCCTCCTCGCGGAGCTCAACGCCTCCCCGGACGCGCCGCCGGTCACCTGCGTCGTCGGCGACAACGTCATGAGCTTCACCCTGGATGCCGCCAGGGAGATCGGCGTGCCGTGCGCGCTGCTCTGGACGTCCAGCACCTGCGGCTACGTGGGCTACCGGTACTCCCGCACCCTCATCGACGAGGGCGTCTTCCCTCTCAAAG AGGAGCAGCTGACGAACGGGTTCTTGGACACGCCGGTGGACAACGCGCCTGGGTTGAGCAAGTACACCCGGTTCAAGGACCTCCCAAGTTTCATCCGCTCGACGGACCCCGACGAGTTCATGCTCCACTTCGCTCTCAAGGTAACAGAGCAGATAGCCGGCGCGGACGCTGTCATCCTCAACACCTTGTACGAGCTCGAGCAGGAGGCGGTGGACGGCATGCGCGCCATGATCCCGCCTGCCGCGTCCATCCACGCCGTCGGCCCGCTCGCCTTGCTCGCCGAGCAGATCGTGCCCCATGGAGGCCAGCTCGACGCGCTGGGCTCCAACCTCTGGAAGGAGGACGTCTCCTGCCTCGCCTGGCTGGAGGGCCGGAGCGCCGGGTCCGTGGTGTTCGTCAACTACGGCAGCACCACGGTTATGACCAACGCGGAGCTGCTGGAGTTCGCGTGGGGGCTGGCCAACAGCGGCCACGACTTTGTGTGGGTCATCCGGCCTGACCTCGTGagcggcgacgccgccgtgctgccgccGGAGTTCCTGGAGGCGATCGAGGGGCGCGGCCTGCTGGCGGGCTGGTGCCCGCAGGATGCCGTGCTGCGGCACGAGGCGGTGGGCGTGTTCCTGACGCACTGTGGGTGGAACTCGACGCTGGAGAGCCTGTGCGCCGGGGTGCCGATGCTGTGCTGGCCCTTCTTCGCGGAGCAGCAGACCAACTGCCGGTACACGTGCGCGGAGTGGGGCGTGGGCATGGAGATCGGCCAGGACGTTCGGCGGGAGGCCGTGGAGGGGAAGATACGGGAGGCCATGGACGGGGAGAAAGGGAAGGAGAtgcggcgccgcgcggcggaGTGGCGGGAGGCCGCCGTGCGCGCGACGCGGCCCGGCGGGGGCTCGTACGCCAGCCTCGAGAAGCTGGTGAACGACGTGCTCCTGTCGGGCGGCAAGGGCTCTTGA
- the LOC120680827 gene encoding (R)-mandelonitrile beta-glucosyltransferase-like isoform X1 codes for MGSIAADAGKPHAVLVPFAAQGHVTPMLKLGKILHFWGFHVTFVNTDYNHRRLLRSRGAGALGGLPGFRFATIPDGLPQSEADVTQDVPSLCRSTAETCLPHFRSLLAELNASPDAPPVTCVVGDNVMSFTLDAAREIGVPCALLWTSSTCGYVGYRYSRTLIDEGVFPLKEEQLTNGFLDTPVDNAPGLSKYTRFKDLPSFIRSTDPDEFMLHFALKVTEQIAGADAVILNTLYELEQEAVDGMRAMIPPAASIHAVGPLALLAEQIVPHGGQLDALGSNLWKEDVSCLAWLEGRSAGSVVFVNYGSTTVMTNAELLEFAWGLANSGHDFVWVIRPDLVSGDAAVLPPEFLEAIEGRGLLAGWCPQDAVLRHEAVGVFLTHCGWNSTLESLCAGVPMLCWPFFAEQQTNCRYTCAEWGVGMEIGQDVRREAVEGKIREAMDGEKGKEMRRRAAEWREAAVRATRPGGGSYASLEKLVNDVLLSGGKGS; via the exons ATGGGCTCCATCGCCGCCGATGCCGGCAAGCCACACGCCGTGCTGGTGCCGTTCGCGGCGCAGGGCCACGTCACGCCGATGCTGAAGCTGGGCAAGATCCTCCACTTCTGGGGCTTCCACGTCACCTTCGTGAACACGGATTAcaaccaccgccgcctcctccgctcccgcggcgccggcgcgctcgGCGGCCTCCCGGGCTTCCGTTTCGCCACCATCCCGGATGGCCTGCCGCAGTCCGAGGCGGACGTCACCCAGGACGTGCCCTCGCTCTGCCGCTCCACGGCGGAGACCTGCCTCCCGCACTTCAGGAGCCTCCTCGCGGAGCTCAACGCCTCCCCGGACGCGCCGCCGGTCACCTGCGTCGTCGGCGACAACGTCATGAGCTTCACCCTGGATGCCGCCAGGGAGATCGGCGTGCCGTGCGCGCTGCTCTGGACGTCCAGCACCTGCGGCTACGTGGGCTACCGGTACTCCCGCACCCTCATCGACGAGGGCGTCTTCCCTCTCAAAG AGGAGCAGCTGACGAACGGGTTCTTGGACACGCCGGTGGACAACGCGCCTGGGTTGAGCAAGTACACCCGGTTCAAGGACCTCCCAAGTTTCATCCGCTCGACGGACCCCGACGAGTTCATGCTCCACTTCGCTCTCAAGGTAACAGAGCAGATAGCCGGCGCGGACGCTGTCATCCTCAACACCTTGTACGAGCTCGAGCAGGAGGCGGTGGACGGCATGCGCGCCATGATCCCGCCTGCCGCGTCCATCCACGCCGTCGGCCCGCTCGCCTTGCTCGCCGAGCAGATCGTGCCCCATGGAGGCCAGCTCGACGCGCTGGGCTCCAACCTCTGGAAGGAGGACGTCTCCTGCCTCGCCTGGCTGGAGGGCCGGAGCGCCGGGTCCGTGGTGTTCGTCAACTACGGCAGCACCACGGTTATGACCAACGCGGAGCTGCTGGAGTTCGCGTGGGGGCTGGCCAACAGCGGCCACGACTTTGTGTGGGTCATCCGGCCTGACCTCGTGagcggcgacgccgccgtgctgccgccGGAGTTCCTGGAGGCGATCGAGGGGCGCGGCCTGCTGGCGGGCTGGTGCCCGCAGGATGCCGTGCTGCGGCACGAGGCGGTGGGCGTGTTCCTGACGCACTGTGGGTGGAACTCGACGCTGGAGAGCCTGTGCGCCGGGGTGCCGATGCTGTGCTGGCCCTTCTTCGCGGAGCAGCAGACCAACTGCCGGTACACGTGCGCGGAGTGGGGCGTGGGCATGGAGATCGGCCAGGACGTTCGGCGGGAGGCCGTGGAGGGGAAGATACGGGAGGCCATGGACGGGGAGAAAGGGAAGGAGAtgcggcgccgcgcggcggaGTGGCGGGAGGCCGCCGTGCGCGCGACGCGGCCCGGCGGGGGCTCGTACGCCAGCCTCGAGAAGCTGGTGAACGACGTGCTCCTGTCGGGCGGCAAGGGCTCTTGA